One Littorina saxatilis isolate snail1 linkage group LG14, US_GU_Lsax_2.0, whole genome shotgun sequence genomic region harbors:
- the LOC138946694 gene encoding piggyBac transposable element-derived protein 4-like, giving the protein MRQRVIYDVMPRNRYEVLSKYIHVANNATQKPRAHRDHDKLHKVRPIIDHAKRTFRAHYYPHQNIAVDEAMIKFKGKCSFLQYVPSKPCKWGMKSWALADSESFYLIDFNVYVGIDGKDGNARSNIPLGTRVVKTLVEPYYKKRHHVYFDNYFTSVALVESLQRKKTYASGTVRKERRGLPTQMKTLNMKQSGQMRKWPKGKVMAVSWQEKKRQVNVLTSGNITGNFELRRPGRRGEPEQRYPKPLAIQDYTDNYNGVDKTDQLRQYYGIANKAHKWWKYLFWFICDVTMVNAYILHREAPGGPRPKPKTHLDFHLDVALALVAGFSSRKRKANVASPDTPAIKKPSVHEPSKITTKRGIRNCVVCTRERRVTPARNQIQSSFECVKCGVALCKDRGCFGAFHQFQQ; this is encoded by the coding sequence ATGAGACAACGTGTTATTTATGATGTGATGCCTCGGAACAGGTATGAGGTGCTTAGTAAGTACATCCACGTGGCGAACAATGCGACACAGAAACCAAGAGCGCACCGAGATCACGACAAACTCCACAAGGTAAGGCCCATCATTGATCATGCCAAGAGGACATTCCGTGCACACTACTACCCACATCAGAACATTGCTGTGGATGAGGCTATGATTAAATTCAAGGGCAAGTGTAGTTTTCTGCAGTATGTGCCATCCAAGCCTTGCAAGTGGGGAATGAAATCCTGGGCTCTCGCCGATTCTGAGTCATTCTACTTGATTGACTTCAACGTCTACGTCGGCATAGACGGCAAAGATGGAAATGCCAGAAGCAACATCCCCCTGGGCACGAGGGTTGTGAAAACACTTGTGGAGCCTTATTACAAGAAGAGGCACCACGTGTATTTTGACAATTATTTCACGTCTGTGGCGCTGGTGGAGTCTCTCCAAAGAAAGAAAACGTATGCCTCGGGGACCGTTCGAAAGGAAAGACGTGGACTTCCAACTCAGATGAAGACCCTGAACATGAAGCAGTCTGGGCAGATGAGAAAGTGGCCGAAGGGGAAAGTGATGGCAGTGAGCTGGCAAGAAAAGAAGCGTCAGGTCAATGTCCTCACATCCGGAAACATCACCGGCAACTTTGAACTGCGACGTCCTGGAAGGCGAGGTGAACCAGAGCAGCGGTACCCCAAACCTCTCGCTATTCAAGACTACACCGACAACTACAACGGTGTCGACAAGACCGACCAGTTGCGGCAATATTACGGCATCGCAAATAAAGCTCACAAATGGTGGAAGTACCTGTTTTGGTTCATTTGTGACGTGACCATGGTCAACGCATACATTCTGCACCGAGAGGCGCCTGGAGGCCCGCGCCCCAAGCCAAAGACACACCTTGACTTCCACCTGGATGTCGCGCTCGCTCTTGTCGCTGGCTTCTCCTCTCGCAAGAGGAAAGCCAATGTTGCTTCACCTGATACCCCAGCCATCAAAAAACCCTCAGTGCATGAACCATCCAAGATCACAACAAAAAGAGGCATTCGCAACTGTGTTGTTTGCACCAGAGAACGTCGGGTCACCCCTGCACGAAACCAAATCCAGTCATCCTTTGAGTGTGTCAAGTGTGGTGTTGCACTTTGCAAAGACAGAGGATGTTTTGGTGCATTCCACCAGTTCCAGCAGTAA